In Halovivax gelatinilyticus, the following are encoded in one genomic region:
- the hepT gene encoding type VII toxin-antitoxin system HepT family RNase toxin gives MVDEDVIVTRLSLVNQYTDECKQIRGVSREEYLDDVIRQRAVERSLMNAIQSCIDLAAHIRASESLGHVETAREEIESLVDAGIVSDETGSKITEATGFRNHLAHRYGDVDHDIVYDVLYEDLEWIDRFQQEIAVWYRAR, from the coding sequence ATGGTCGATGAAGACGTTATCGTGACTCGACTTTCGTTAGTTAATCAGTATACCGACGAGTGCAAGCAGATTCGAGGCGTGTCGAGAGAGGAGTATCTCGACGATGTCATCCGTCAGCGGGCGGTCGAACGGTCACTGATGAACGCGATACAATCCTGCATCGACCTGGCGGCCCACATACGTGCATCGGAATCGCTGGGTCATGTTGAAACAGCTCGTGAAGAGATCGAATCGCTCGTCGACGCCGGGATCGTGTCCGACGAGACCGGTTCGAAAATCACGGAGGCGACTGGGTTTCGAAATCACCTCGCCCATCGATACGGCGACGTCGATCACGACATCGTCTACGACGTTCTGTACGAAGATCTCGAGTGGATCGATCGATTCCAACAGGAAATCGCCGTTTGGTATCGAGCACGATAA
- the mntA gene encoding type VII toxin-antitoxin system MntA family adenylyltransferase antitoxin, translating into MSEGDPGIDVQSTVNLEAFESILEEEDVQYAVVFGSYADGTQTPTSDIDICLRFSDSLDRRERFRARNRIDATVQAVADPFVDVSDIEGLPDTVAHRALTEGTLIYGDESTKDADEDRLSRTVDASAERRAKYRRKFIDRLAEGDV; encoded by the coding sequence ATGTCCGAGGGGGACCCGGGTATCGACGTTCAGTCGACCGTGAATCTCGAAGCATTCGAATCGATCCTGGAGGAGGAAGACGTTCAGTACGCGGTGGTGTTCGGATCGTACGCGGACGGGACGCAAACGCCGACGTCCGATATCGATATCTGTCTCCGGTTTTCCGACTCACTGGATCGACGCGAGCGGTTTCGGGCGCGAAATCGAATCGATGCTACAGTTCAGGCAGTCGCGGATCCGTTTGTCGACGTAAGCGATATCGAGGGACTTCCCGACACGGTCGCACACCGGGCGCTCACCGAAGGGACGCTCATCTACGGAGACGAATCGACGAAAGACGCTGACGAAGACCGGTTGAGCCGAACCGTCGACGCGTCTGCCGAGCGCCGAGCCAAGTACCGGCGCAAGTTCATCGATAGACTCGCAGAAGGGGATGTTTGA
- a CDS encoding lamin tail domain-containing protein, whose protein sequence is MRRRHVLKGVGGIGALYALTGRGATVRERSIEIVDATDPVQAGDQLNIEVLIENPTAEAITPTLEFFVGDDRLITKQTPVPANDSTIVEFSHRTYPVREDVDVPVRIVSDAESVERTVAVTGIDELDAGQVSPEPELVIPPETSVLFEVSSEQLGAYGGYTHWYVDDDYAGWSQGPWNAAYYDAQGTDHWRRTFAEEGTYGVAAALLGEDRNDTARWTVEVAADADAAPSIDATRPDRGPLDVRSGESVDLEATVSAPAGLDRAVWWLAHADVVLGVDELDGTEATTRLSTDRLCHGCPIVCWVVDERAAVTADDVWTPRVDYDGESRVSIDGTNAPVEAGSVLEVAATVENTTDEALAETVELVVGEEVVDATELTLDPNASESVTLGYETYPVRTDVSFPVTVRTDSDRETKPVEVVTDVGPLEIEISETNAPVRAGEVLDVTAEVVNTHDATVTDEIHLTAGDRVDTASVTLEPDETETVTLSYETYPVASDVEFPVEVAGTGARDRRTVAVHAEDVPPVRLTVTGASDPVAGGEFLEVYTEVTNTAETAITEAVSLVVGGERVDSESVGIDPDRSTQVVLGYETYPVQRAVEFPVTVESDGVSDRRAVRVEAAEDDEEPADPDTLELVDYQILGDDPDEEYVTLQNTGNESLDLSGWHIEDDGLVPAETLSAFEFPDGFTLEPNATVTVVTGSGSNTAETLYWGVGRHVWSEDGDVLTVRDEGGTARLEAAIAADPDEEPEDEEQDEEEPEDDEPEAGPVTVAIDGTNAPVEGGEHLSVLANLANGGTADASATVELVVGGDVVDTASVTVPGEATQVAELGYDTYPVETDVTFDVVVRTDDDSATTAVEVFGTGGPEEDPEEEETEESPDEEQPDEQEPETEGTDESPEADPPDDEPEEPEEPPDEETTGDKPEAGDEEETEGATDGNETD, encoded by the coding sequence ATGCGACGACGGCACGTCCTGAAGGGAGTCGGCGGCATCGGTGCACTCTACGCGCTCACGGGGCGGGGTGCGACAGTACGGGAACGATCGATCGAGATCGTCGACGCGACCGATCCGGTGCAGGCGGGCGATCAGTTGAACATTGAGGTGCTGATCGAGAATCCGACCGCGGAAGCGATCACGCCGACGCTCGAATTTTTCGTCGGCGACGATCGGTTGATCACGAAGCAGACGCCCGTTCCGGCGAACGACTCGACGATCGTCGAGTTTAGCCACCGGACCTACCCCGTTCGCGAGGACGTCGACGTTCCGGTGCGGATCGTCTCCGACGCTGAAAGCGTAGAACGCACCGTTGCGGTAACCGGTATCGACGAACTAGACGCCGGCCAGGTCAGTCCCGAACCCGAGCTCGTAATTCCGCCGGAGACGTCCGTCCTCTTCGAAGTTAGCTCCGAGCAACTCGGCGCGTACGGCGGGTACACCCACTGGTACGTGGACGACGATTACGCCGGGTGGTCGCAGGGTCCGTGGAACGCCGCCTACTACGACGCGCAGGGGACGGACCACTGGCGACGAACGTTCGCCGAGGAGGGGACCTACGGGGTGGCGGCGGCCCTTCTCGGCGAGGACCGAAACGACACGGCTCGCTGGACGGTCGAGGTGGCCGCCGACGCCGACGCCGCCCCGTCGATCGATGCGACGCGGCCGGATCGGGGACCCCTGGACGTGCGAAGTGGCGAGTCCGTCGACCTGGAGGCGACGGTCTCCGCACCGGCCGGCCTCGACCGGGCCGTCTGGTGGCTCGCCCACGCGGACGTCGTCCTCGGCGTCGACGAGCTCGACGGCACCGAGGCCACGACCCGCCTCTCGACCGACCGACTCTGTCACGGCTGTCCGATCGTCTGCTGGGTGGTCGACGAGCGCGCCGCCGTCACCGCGGACGACGTCTGGACGCCCCGGGTCGATTACGACGGCGAGAGTCGGGTCTCGATCGACGGGACGAACGCACCCGTCGAGGCCGGAAGCGTCCTCGAAGTCGCCGCGACCGTCGAGAATACGACCGACGAAGCGCTCGCAGAGACCGTCGAACTCGTCGTCGGCGAGGAGGTCGTCGACGCGACCGAGCTCACCCTCGATCCGAACGCCTCGGAGTCGGTGACGCTTGGCTACGAGACCTACCCCGTCCGGACGGACGTCTCGTTCCCGGTCACCGTGCGTACCGACTCGGACCGCGAGACGAAGCCGGTCGAGGTGGTGACCGACGTCGGCCCGCTCGAGATCGAGATCAGCGAGACGAACGCGCCCGTCCGCGCCGGCGAGGTGCTCGACGTGACGGCCGAGGTCGTCAACACGCACGACGCGACGGTCACGGACGAGATCCACCTGACCGCCGGCGACCGCGTCGACACCGCGTCGGTCACGCTCGAACCCGACGAGACCGAGACGGTGACGCTGAGCTACGAAACCTATCCGGTCGCGAGCGACGTCGAGTTCCCGGTCGAGGTCGCCGGAACCGGCGCTCGCGACAGGCGGACGGTGGCGGTCCACGCCGAGGACGTGCCGCCGGTCAGGCTGACGGTCACCGGCGCGTCGGATCCGGTCGCCGGCGGCGAGTTCCTCGAGGTCTACACCGAGGTGACGAACACCGCCGAAACCGCGATCACGGAAGCCGTCTCGCTCGTCGTCGGCGGCGAGCGCGTCGACAGCGAGTCGGTCGGCATCGACCCCGACCGGTCGACCCAGGTCGTCCTCGGCTACGAGACCTACCCCGTCCAGCGCGCCGTCGAGTTCCCCGTCACCGTCGAGAGCGACGGCGTCTCCGACCGGCGGGCCGTTCGCGTCGAGGCGGCCGAGGATGACGAAGAGCCGGCCGATCCCGATACGCTCGAACTCGTCGACTACCAGATTCTGGGCGACGACCCCGACGAAGAGTACGTAACGCTTCAGAACACTGGTAACGAGTCGCTCGATCTCTCGGGCTGGCACATCGAAGATGACGGGCTGGTACCTGCCGAGACGCTCTCTGCGTTCGAGTTTCCGGACGGATTCACCCTGGAACCGAACGCGACGGTCACCGTCGTCACCGGATCGGGTTCCAACACGGCCGAGACGCTCTACTGGGGTGTCGGCCGGCACGTCTGGTCCGAAGACGGTGACGTCCTCACCGTGCGCGACGAGGGCGGAACGGCGAGACTGGAGGCGGCGATCGCCGCCGACCCGGACGAGGAACCCGAAGACGAAGAACAGGACGAGGAGGAACCTGAAGACGATGAACCCGAAGCCGGACCAGTGACCGTCGCGATCGACGGGACGAACGCCCCGGTCGAGGGCGGCGAGCACCTCTCGGTCCTGGCGAATCTGGCGAACGGCGGGACGGCTGACGCGAGCGCGACCGTCGAACTCGTCGTCGGCGGTGACGTCGTCGACACCGCGTCCGTCACGGTGCCCGGCGAGGCGACCCAGGTCGCAGAACTCGGCTACGACACCTATCCCGTCGAGACGGACGTCACGTTCGACGTGGTCGTCCGGACCGACGACGACAGCGCCACGACGGCGGTCGAGGTGTTCGGAACTGGTGGCCCCGAAGAAGATCCAGAAGAAGAAGAGACGGAAGAATCGCCCGACGAAGAGCAGCCGGACGAGCAAGAGCCGGAAACCGAAGGAACGGATGAATCACCGGAAGCGGATCCGCCAGATGACGAACCCGAAGAGCCAGAAGAACCGCCAGACGAAGAGACGACTGGAGATAAACCGGAAGCGGGCGACGAGGAAGAAACCGAAGGGGCGACCGACGGCAACGAAACCGACTGA
- a CDS encoding DUF7344 domain-containing protein produces MVTVDDVLSLLNDERRRYALYFLSEQDRPVPIDEVVRAVAEMETGSDGEPDESTIRDVELSFHHNHLDRADRYEFVYYNRTDQTIEMYESPTKFDVMLTVAEVFER; encoded by the coding sequence ATGGTAACAGTTGACGACGTGTTGTCGTTGCTCAACGACGAACGGCGGCGGTACGCACTCTACTTTCTCTCCGAACAGGACCGACCGGTTCCGATAGACGAGGTCGTCCGAGCCGTCGCCGAGATGGAGACCGGTTCGGACGGCGAGCCCGACGAATCGACGATTCGGGACGTCGAATTATCGTTTCATCACAACCATCTCGACAGAGCCGACCGGTACGAGTTCGTCTACTACAACCGCACGGACCAGACGATCGAGATGTACGAATCGCCGACGAAGTTCGACGTGATGCTTACGGTCGCGGAAGTGTTCGAACGCTGA
- a CDS encoding oligosaccharide flippase family protein — protein sequence MKIGQTSLVVFLSKILGAAIGFVGTVYFARVLGAEVLGLYAMVVALVSWLVLFGKIGFTSAITKRLSEGDDQGAYMIAGVLAIATVATVLAIGVLLGRPYVEAYTSGVEAYVAVSVVWFVIAIAVAKLLFSVVRAFLQGQHLVHIAGGLEPAKSGAKTIIQVGLVAAGYGLLGMFVGYVVGVIVVALFGLVFVSFRPQRPTRKHVRSLFDYAKFSWLGGLKSRAFNDVDIVILGALVPASLVGIYAVAWSLSTFLNLFGSAISKSMFPEISERSATESLDAVSGYVEDSLAFAGLVAIPGLVGGTLLADRLLRIYGPEFTQGTEVLWLLLVAVVCYNFFKQLLNALNAVDRPDLAFRANAVFIVSNVALNVVLIVQFGWVGAAIASIVSVGIGLAVSYVMVTSLLPFTPPLAEISKQVAAALAMGFVVVSAEFAIETLTAFDHNFAIVSVLVALGAATYGLVLLAISARFRTTIARNLPIEHPLISRVLGPSR from the coding sequence ATGAAAATCGGCCAGACCTCACTCGTCGTCTTCCTTTCGAAAATCCTCGGTGCAGCGATCGGGTTCGTCGGGACGGTCTACTTCGCTCGCGTGCTGGGTGCCGAGGTGCTCGGTCTGTACGCGATGGTGGTCGCGCTGGTTTCCTGGCTGGTGCTGTTCGGAAAAATTGGATTCACGAGTGCGATCACCAAGCGGCTGAGCGAGGGTGACGACCAGGGCGCCTACATGATCGCGGGCGTTCTCGCCATCGCGACCGTCGCCACCGTGCTCGCGATCGGCGTCCTGCTCGGACGGCCGTACGTCGAGGCCTATACCAGCGGCGTCGAAGCGTACGTCGCGGTATCGGTGGTCTGGTTCGTGATCGCGATCGCCGTCGCGAAATTGCTATTCTCAGTCGTGCGTGCGTTCCTCCAGGGACAGCATCTCGTCCACATCGCCGGCGGCCTCGAGCCCGCAAAATCCGGAGCCAAAACGATCATCCAGGTCGGACTCGTCGCCGCGGGCTACGGTCTTCTCGGAATGTTCGTGGGATACGTCGTCGGTGTCATCGTCGTCGCGCTTTTCGGCCTCGTCTTCGTTTCGTTCAGACCACAGCGACCGACCCGGAAACACGTCCGGAGCCTGTTCGACTACGCGAAGTTCTCCTGGCTCGGCGGGCTCAAATCCCGGGCGTTCAACGACGTCGACATCGTCATCCTCGGGGCGCTGGTCCCCGCCTCGCTCGTCGGCATCTACGCCGTCGCCTGGAGTCTTTCGACGTTTCTCAACCTCTTTGGCAGCGCAATCAGCAAATCCATGTTTCCAGAAATTAGCGAGCGATCCGCCACGGAAAGTCTCGACGCGGTTTCGGGGTACGTCGAGGACTCGCTCGCGTTCGCCGGCCTGGTCGCCATCCCCGGACTCGTCGGTGGTACACTCCTCGCAGACCGTCTCCTTCGCATCTACGGCCCGGAGTTCACCCAGGGAACCGAAGTCCTCTGGCTCTTGCTCGTCGCGGTCGTCTGCTACAACTTCTTCAAGCAGCTGTTAAACGCGTTGAACGCCGTCGATCGGCCCGATCTGGCGTTCCGGGCCAACGCCGTCTTCATCGTCAGTAACGTCGCCCTCAACGTCGTTCTCATCGTCCAGTTCGGGTGGGTGGGTGCGGCTATCGCGAGCATCGTCTCGGTCGGGATCGGCCTCGCCGTATCCTACGTCATGGTGACCAGCCTCCTCCCGTTCACGCCACCGCTCGCCGAGATTTCGAAGCAGGTCGCCGCGGCCCTCGCGATGGGGTTCGTCGTCGTGAGCGCGGAGTTCGCAATCGAGACGCTGACCGCGTTCGATCACAATTTCGCGATCGTTTCCGTCCTCGTCGCCCTCGGCGCGGCGACCTACGGCCTGGTCTTACTCGCCATCTCCGCCCGGTTCCGGACGACGATCGCGCGCAACCTCCCCATCGAGCATCCGCTCATCAGCCGCGTGCTCGGGCCTTCTCGGTGA